In Nanohaloarchaea archaeon SW_7_43_1, a single window of DNA contains:
- the uvrC gene encoding excinuclease ABC subunit C (The UvrABC repair system catalyzes the recognition and processing of DNA lesions. UvrC both incises the 5' and 3' sides of the lesion. The N-terminal half is responsible for the 3' incision and the C-terminal half is responsible for the 5' incision) has protein sequence MKKEKLSEKIAEKPEEPGVYIFREDEVPIYIGKAVNIRERLRSYTDPRTVQIGNMVERADSIDHRVTEDEKEALLLEANLIKRFQPRYNIRLKDSKSYPVIQFKDEQYPSIEPTRDPEDEATVFGPFTEMGRVENVIKALRDIHGICSPKCKRRESEGDPCLDYQMGLCSAPYADKVSEQEYEENLEKALDLFRKNSGEFVDEIKSRMEEASEEKKFERAGTLRDYIEDVKNLRGNEKIRDSGIKHVIASNNDFDRIGLVVLEENTIQDKRFYSLNELAEDKVEALEAFIKQFYASDSLPEKLIVEVNIEDREIVSWLEDEGVEFSRPEDGRERILMDSAQNAAEKLRDSKMAKLGDELGIELERMECFDVSHTGGKEVVGSNVVFEDDEPVKSDYRRKKLEEKNDDYNNMYELVKWRAKREVKGRDERPVPDLILIDGGKGQLKAAAKAIREQNLSVSVLGIVKPDDKIIGLHRNPDLTDGANNILSQMRDESHRFAKKYHKKRRQRINPVLEEIDGLGPERRKYLMKNFDLDELREMDVSELEELNGIGPKLAEKIIQSLD, from the coding sequence ATGAAAAAAGAAAAACTCTCTGAGAAAATTGCAGAAAAGCCTGAGGAACCTGGAGTCTATATCTTCAGAGAAGACGAGGTACCAATCTATATCGGCAAGGCGGTCAACATCAGAGAACGTCTCAGATCTTATACTGATCCAAGAACCGTCCAAATTGGAAACATGGTCGAGAGAGCTGATTCAATCGATCACAGGGTTACAGAGGATGAGAAAGAAGCACTGCTTCTAGAAGCTAACTTGATCAAAAGGTTTCAGCCCAGATACAACATTAGATTAAAGGATTCGAAATCATATCCAGTAATACAATTCAAAGACGAACAGTATCCATCTATAGAACCTACAAGAGATCCTGAAGATGAGGCAACGGTCTTCGGACCTTTCACCGAGATGGGAAGAGTTGAAAATGTGATCAAGGCCTTGAGAGATATCCACGGTATCTGTTCACCCAAATGCAAGAGAAGAGAATCAGAGGGAGATCCATGTCTAGATTATCAGATGGGTCTATGCTCAGCGCCTTATGCCGACAAAGTATCTGAACAGGAGTATGAGGAGAACTTGGAGAAGGCACTTGATCTTTTCCGAAAGAATTCTGGGGAATTTGTCGATGAAATTAAATCCCGCATGGAAGAGGCTTCAGAGGAGAAAAAATTTGAAAGAGCCGGGACCTTAAGGGATTACATTGAGGATGTCAAGAACCTGAGAGGAAATGAAAAAATCAGGGATTCAGGAATCAAACATGTTATCGCATCTAACAATGACTTTGATAGAATAGGCCTAGTTGTACTAGAGGAAAATACTATACAGGATAAGAGATTCTACAGCTTAAATGAACTCGCAGAAGACAAAGTTGAAGCCCTAGAGGCATTCATCAAACAGTTCTATGCCTCGGATTCCCTACCGGAAAAACTTATTGTAGAGGTCAATATTGAGGACAGAGAGATTGTTTCATGGCTGGAAGATGAGGGTGTAGAGTTTTCAAGGCCTGAGGACGGCAGAGAAAGAATATTGATGGATTCTGCTCAGAATGCAGCGGAGAAATTGAGGGATTCTAAAATGGCCAAACTGGGCGATGAACTTGGAATCGAACTAGAAAGAATGGAGTGTTTCGATGTCAGCCATACCGGAGGAAAAGAAGTCGTAGGATCTAATGTAGTGTTTGAAGATGATGAACCGGTTAAAAGCGATTACCGGAGAAAGAAATTAGAGGAGAAAAACGATGATTACAACAACATGTATGAGCTGGTGAAATGGCGTGCAAAGAGAGAAGTAAAAGGCAGGGATGAAAGACCTGTACCGGATCTTATATTGATTGATGGTGGAAAAGGACAGTTAAAAGCGGCCGCGAAGGCAATTAGAGAACAGAATCTTTCAGTATCGGTCCTAGGAATTGTAAAACCAGATGATAAGATCATAGGTTTGCATAGGAACCCTGATTTAACGGATGGGGCAAATAACATTCTCTCTCAGATGAGAGATGAATCACATAGATTCGCTAAAAAATATCATAAAAAGAGGAGACAGAGAATCAATCCAGTACTAGAAGAAATTGACGGTCTAGGCCCTGAGAGAAGGAAGTACCTGATGAAGAACTTTGATCTGGATGAACTCCGTGAGATGGATGTCTCAGAGCTAGAGGAACTGAATGGGATTGGGCCTAAACTGGCTGAAAAAATTATCCAATCATTAGATTAA
- a CDS encoding antitoxin: protein MSKNITISNDAYHFLKKIKGDEKSFSDVILSLKGKRADVMKYAGSMEEADLQSVEDVREDMRDDWNEREIA from the coding sequence ATGAGTAAGAATATCACGATTTCAAATGATGCGTATCACTTTTTGAAGAAGATTAAAGGCGATGAGAAAAGTTTTTCAGACGTAATTCTTTCGTTGAAAGGGAAAAGAGCTGATGTTATGAAGTATGCTGGATCTATGGAAGAAGCGGATTTGCAAAGCGTTGAGGATGTCAGGGAAGATATGAGAGATGACTGGAATGAAAGGGAGATAGCATGA
- a CDS encoding twin-arginine translocase TatA/TatE family subunit produces MAFLGPPEILLVVTALVALVLGPKKLPKLARSLGESKKEFKKSMKEADEVHEEINESAEEVTEVDNNE; encoded by the coding sequence ATGGCTTTCCTTGGACCACCGGAAATTTTACTTGTTGTGACTGCTTTAGTTGCTTTAGTTCTTGGACCTAAGAAGCTTCCTAAACTGGCTCGTTCGTTAGGTGAGTCGAAGAAAGAGTTTAAGAAGTCGATGAAGGAGGCTGATGAGGTTCATGAGGAAATTAATGAATCTGCGGAAGAAGTGACTGAAGTAGATAATAATGAATAA
- the tatC gene encoding twin-arginine translocase subunit TatC — MNKQPVEQHLIELKKRLRNSLLALAVATVAGFMYSPTILGWLQKDLSLSLHALTAYEVFYTRISIALLSGLVIALPFIALQLLKFAQPGLKPREYRVVRNYLPFSLILFSVGAVFSYHFVVKSALSFFSTMTRTSDVTAVWGLQNTIGFAVKLSAFTGLMFQLPVISVVLASAGIIDKEMMVEHRGYFVVAILLLSAVATPPDIITQILVTLPVLGLYQVSIWLIGRYEH; from the coding sequence ATGAATAAGCAGCCTGTTGAGCAACACCTGATTGAACTGAAGAAAAGGTTGAGAAACTCTTTGTTAGCCTTAGCCGTTGCTACAGTCGCCGGCTTTATGTATTCCCCAACTATTCTTGGATGGCTTCAAAAGGATCTATCACTCAGCCTTCACGCATTAACCGCCTATGAAGTTTTTTACACCAGGATCAGTATTGCCTTACTTTCCGGACTTGTAATAGCGCTTCCATTCATTGCTTTACAATTGTTGAAGTTTGCTCAACCCGGTTTAAAGCCGAGAGAGTACAGGGTGGTAAGAAACTATCTTCCTTTCTCCCTGATTCTTTTCTCTGTCGGAGCTGTTTTCTCCTACCATTTTGTTGTTAAATCGGCTCTAAGCTTTTTCTCGACGATGACCCGGACATCCGATGTTACAGCGGTTTGGGGGCTTCAAAACACGATTGGTTTTGCAGTCAAGCTTTCAGCCTTCACCGGTTTAATGTTCCAGCTCCCGGTTATCTCAGTTGTACTTGCCAGCGCCGGCATCATCGATAAAGAGATGATGGTAGAACACCGAGGCTATTTCGTGGTAGCTATTCTCTTACTTTCAGCAGTCGCCACTCCACCCGATATAATTACACAGATCCTCGTCACATTACCTGTTCTGGGGCTTTACCAGGTCAGTATCTGGCTGATAGGGAGATACGAGCATTAA
- a CDS encoding DNA-binding protein — protein MKLVADSNILISAFISDSTTRQLVKDLEAEIYAPDKLKEEVGKYDDLIQNKSNLTERELEHLKNRLFDHVNFIETERLEPYQGKASETIGNIDPDDAIFIAAALAINATIWSDDTDLQQQDQVPILTTTELLDLLER, from the coding sequence GTGAAACTGGTTGCTGACTCAAATATACTGATCTCAGCGTTCATTTCCGATTCAACAACCCGTCAACTAGTCAAAGACCTCGAAGCCGAAATATATGCGCCAGACAAACTCAAAGAAGAAGTCGGTAAATACGACGATCTAATCCAAAATAAATCCAATCTCACCGAACGGGAACTGGAGCATCTTAAAAACCGTTTATTTGACCACGTCAACTTCATTGAGACAGAGCGTCTCGAGCCTTACCAAGGCAAAGCATCAGAAACAATTGGAAATATCGATCCTGATGACGCAATATTTATAGCCGCAGCATTAGCCATCAATGCCACAATTTGGAGTGACGACACCGACCTTCAACAACAAGACCAAGTACCAATCCTAACCACTACAGAACTCCTGGACCTACTAGAACGCTAA
- a CDS encoding AAA family ATPase has product MDQSVVSQYLRDFQERSLPELTDRELEVADTDKILTIYGSRRSGKTFYLFQIMKELMENGVDKNRILYLNFEDTKLSDLDYKDIEEILKLHWEIYPDTSDGEMHIFLDEIQTVENWEKAVRTLHDRGFENIYVTGSSATLLSKEIATELRGRTLSYLMLSYSFREFLKQKGFPVENYPQLSSREEARIKNLLEEYLEWGGFPEVVKEENENVKTQILQEYRQLTLYKDLVERHNVKNEKVLDTLFKHLYSSFSAPFSPHNFYNTLKSQGIKVGKETVYNYTHYMEETVGVFMLDRWHPSAKTREMSQKKAYLPDTGFGNLYTAFSDKKSQLLENMVFMHLKRRQNTYPGEEIYCWKNDTQEELDFLLKQKDEVKSLIQVSHSMENDQIRERELRALKKANKSLECSDLRIITWDTEQELQANGETVQVTPVWKWMMENNL; this is encoded by the coding sequence ATGGATCAGAGTGTTGTCTCACAGTATCTACGTGACTTTCAGGAAAGAAGTTTACCTGAGCTTACGGACAGAGAGCTTGAAGTGGCCGATACAGACAAAATTTTGACCATTTACGGTTCCCGGAGGAGTGGTAAGACCTTCTACTTGTTCCAGATAATGAAAGAATTGATGGAAAACGGTGTTGATAAGAATAGGATTTTATACCTAAACTTTGAGGATACCAAGTTATCTGATCTGGATTACAAGGATATTGAAGAGATTTTGAAGCTTCACTGGGAGATATATCCGGATACAAGTGACGGTGAAATGCATATTTTCTTAGATGAGATTCAGACCGTAGAGAACTGGGAGAAGGCTGTGAGAACTCTTCATGACAGAGGTTTTGAAAATATTTATGTTACAGGCTCTTCGGCAACGCTTCTAAGCAAGGAAATAGCTACAGAGCTGAGAGGCCGTACTCTTTCATACTTGATGCTGTCGTATTCTTTCAGAGAGTTCTTGAAGCAGAAAGGTTTCCCAGTTGAGAACTATCCACAGCTCAGCTCCAGAGAAGAAGCCAGGATTAAGAACCTTCTAGAAGAGTATCTCGAGTGGGGAGGATTTCCTGAAGTGGTGAAGGAGGAAAATGAGAATGTAAAGACCCAGATTCTTCAGGAATACCGTCAACTGACGCTGTATAAGGATCTTGTGGAACGGCATAATGTAAAGAATGAGAAAGTACTGGATACACTTTTCAAGCATCTTTACTCGTCTTTCTCAGCTCCTTTCAGTCCTCACAACTTTTACAATACCCTCAAATCTCAAGGAATCAAAGTGGGGAAGGAAACCGTTTACAACTATACTCACTACATGGAGGAGACTGTAGGAGTGTTTATGTTGGATAGATGGCATCCCTCCGCTAAAACCAGAGAAATGAGCCAGAAAAAAGCTTACCTACCGGATACAGGTTTTGGAAATCTCTACACAGCTTTTTCCGATAAGAAAAGCCAGTTACTGGAAAACATGGTGTTCATGCATCTGAAAAGACGGCAAAACACTTACCCAGGTGAAGAAATCTATTGCTGGAAAAATGACACCCAAGAAGAACTGGATTTTCTTTTAAAGCAGAAAGACGAAGTAAAATCTTTGATACAGGTAAGTCACAGCATGGAAAACGATCAAATACGAGAAAGAGAGCTCCGGGCACTGAAAAAAGCAAATAAATCATTGGAATGCTCCGATCTCAGGATTATAACCTGGGATACCGAACAAGAATTACAGGCCAACGGAGAGACAGTTCAGGTTACACCTGTCTGGAAATGGATGATGGAAAACAATCTATAG
- a CDS encoding deoxyribodipyrimidine photo-lyase — MNIFLHRNDLRIHDNRPLRAASKSSETVPVYIDDPRIENKNGVNKRAFRERGLEKLAEKYEERGSGLIIKQGKTKNELEGLVDEFDAEKVYYGRTYTPTGREIGKEIEALNVESQGMQNNLLVEPRQLSKEYDTFSPFYREWKKVKKASLAEKPENLADVKSEVPDFDTEARADIPEAGEDAALEKWEDFRDKRMSNYKDKRDDVANPEYVSKLSMYYSSGMLGKRKVLSDIENKINREDNSHHIKNYAKYRNEIAWGEFFYQVLYRNPQAVTENYRDIPKKIEWKNKSDELQAWKKGETGVPFVDAGMRQLVKKGYMHNRLRQNVASFLTKHLMIDWREGARFFRKHLVDHNTPSNNGGWQWSASTGTDSVSIRIFNPVKQGRQYDSHAEYIKRWVPELRELNPDSIHNWVEMGQKERNEYDTDYPDPIINFNQRYHMGKAMFEKALGYE; from the coding sequence ATGAATATATTCCTTCATAGAAACGACCTCAGAATCCATGATAACAGGCCTCTAAGAGCTGCCTCAAAATCTTCTGAAACAGTACCAGTTTATATTGATGATCCTCGGATCGAAAACAAAAATGGAGTGAACAAGAGAGCTTTCAGGGAAAGAGGTCTTGAGAAATTAGCGGAGAAATACGAGGAAAGAGGTTCAGGCCTGATAATCAAACAGGGCAAGACAAAGAATGAGCTAGAAGGTCTGGTAGACGAGTTTGACGCGGAAAAAGTTTATTACGGCAGGACATACACTCCTACGGGAAGGGAGATAGGAAAAGAAATTGAGGCACTAAATGTCGAGTCTCAAGGTATGCAGAATAATCTCTTGGTTGAGCCCCGACAGCTCTCGAAGGAATATGATACTTTCTCGCCTTTCTACAGGGAATGGAAGAAGGTGAAAAAGGCCTCGCTAGCAGAGAAACCAGAAAACCTTGCAGATGTGAAAAGTGAGGTACCTGATTTTGATACGGAGGCTCGAGCAGATATTCCGGAGGCCGGGGAGGATGCAGCTCTGGAGAAATGGGAAGATTTTAGGGACAAGAGGATGAGTAATTACAAGGACAAGAGAGATGATGTTGCAAATCCTGAGTATGTCTCAAAACTTTCCATGTACTATAGCTCCGGAATGTTGGGGAAGAGAAAAGTATTATCTGATATAGAAAATAAAATTAACCGCGAAGATAATTCCCACCATATCAAAAATTATGCGAAGTATAGGAACGAGATCGCCTGGGGAGAGTTCTTCTACCAGGTTCTTTACCGCAATCCTCAAGCCGTAACTGAAAATTACAGGGATATTCCAAAGAAAATTGAATGGAAAAACAAATCCGATGAACTTCAGGCCTGGAAGAAAGGAGAAACCGGTGTTCCATTCGTAGATGCGGGTATGAGACAGTTGGTCAAAAAAGGTTACATGCACAATCGTTTAAGACAGAATGTCGCATCATTTCTGACAAAACATCTGATGATTGACTGGCGTGAAGGAGCCAGATTCTTCAGGAAGCATCTAGTAGATCACAATACTCCGTCTAACAACGGTGGCTGGCAATGGTCAGCATCAACCGGAACAGATTCAGTCTCTATAAGAATATTCAATCCAGTAAAACAAGGGAGGCAGTACGATTCACACGCAGAATACATCAAACGCTGGGTTCCAGAGCTCAGAGAACTTAATCCAGATTCCATCCATAACTGGGTGGAAATGGGGCAGAAAGAGAGAAATGAATACGATACAGATTATCCAGATCCTATCATAAATTTCAACCAGAGATACCACATGGGAAAGGCTATGTTTGAGAAAGCTCTAGGCTATGAATAA
- a CDS encoding ribonuclease J: protein MKIHTLGGYEEVGRNMTAVEVDGEAVIFDMGYEMEEVINADGEVNEMTTNQTLETGAIPKDEVLYESDADVRAIVIGHGHMDHVGAIPKLAGAYDCPILCTPYTKKIVDKQIEDDRKNIQNPVIAVEKGDEYEISDALDLEFIHVNHSIPQATLSWLKTPEGGVIYGNDMKIDRSPVIEETTDIEKMRTAGEEGIELMIPGTTRVEDEGRCRSEESVEVELRDVLDSCYDAGGAVILSTFSSQISRLNTVLDANDGRRKVAFVGRSLREYTEAAEDLGLIDLSDVEVVSYFDECEEVMDKVEGAREEWLVVATGNQGEPGAQMDKIASQTYPFKFREGDHVIFSSQVIPTPLTQANRYSLEKKMKSQGVRLYKDVHTSGHAKKEDHRDFIQMLDPSNIVPSHGTVQKLGSYVELAREEGYTLEEDVFISENGRTIEIN, encoded by the coding sequence ATGAAAATACACACTTTAGGCGGCTATGAAGAAGTTGGCCGGAATATGACAGCAGTTGAAGTCGATGGCGAAGCAGTTATCTTCGACATGGGCTATGAGATGGAGGAAGTAATTAATGCGGATGGAGAAGTAAACGAGATGACAACCAACCAGACACTTGAAACCGGGGCAATCCCCAAAGACGAGGTTCTATACGAAAGTGATGCAGATGTACGTGCTATCGTAATCGGGCACGGACACATGGACCACGTCGGAGCAATTCCAAAGCTTGCTGGTGCATACGACTGTCCGATTCTTTGTACGCCTTATACAAAAAAGATTGTTGATAAACAGATAGAAGACGATAGAAAAAATATTCAAAACCCTGTAATAGCAGTAGAGAAAGGAGACGAATACGAAATCTCCGATGCATTGGATCTGGAGTTCATCCACGTCAACCACTCAATTCCCCAAGCAACCCTGAGCTGGTTGAAAACTCCGGAAGGAGGAGTAATTTACGGTAATGACATGAAGATTGATCGTTCACCTGTAATAGAAGAAACAACTGATATAGAGAAGATGAGAACTGCAGGAGAAGAAGGAATCGAACTTATGATACCGGGAACCACAAGAGTTGAAGATGAAGGAAGATGCAGATCGGAAGAATCCGTCGAAGTAGAGCTTAGAGACGTTCTTGACTCATGTTACGATGCAGGCGGAGCAGTAATCCTTTCCACATTCTCATCCCAGATCTCACGGCTGAACACTGTCCTAGATGCTAACGATGGGAGAAGAAAAGTTGCTTTCGTCGGAAGATCGTTGAGAGAGTATACAGAGGCGGCTGAAGATCTCGGCCTTATAGATCTCTCAGATGTAGAGGTTGTCTCCTATTTCGATGAATGTGAAGAGGTAATGGATAAAGTTGAGGGAGCGAGAGAAGAATGGCTTGTTGTTGCGACAGGAAACCAAGGGGAACCCGGTGCACAGATGGATAAGATTGCTTCCCAAACCTATCCATTCAAGTTCAGAGAAGGCGATCATGTAATCTTTTCCTCACAGGTTATCCCGACACCTCTCACACAGGCAAACAGGTACAGCCTGGAAAAGAAGATGAAGAGTCAGGGAGTAAGGCTCTACAAAGATGTTCATACATCTGGTCACGCCAAAAAAGAAGATCACAGAGACTTCATACAGATGCTTGATCCCAGCAACATTGTTCCATCACACGGAACAGTCCAGAAGCTAGGAAGCTATGTAGAACTTGCCAGGGAAGAAGGATACACTCTGGAAGAAGATGTCTTCATCAGCGAGAACGGTAGAACAATCGAGATCAACTAG
- the uvdE gene encoding UV DNA damage repair endonuclease UvsE → MDNLGYADRNMHLRDEGIRVNRGMQKKTFNEKGLDYVAKLGEQNCRDLEKIVKWKNENDINFYRITSEFLPWHNKYEFKKLPNHAEIDELLDRIGSLAQENNQRLTFHPGHFVKLASPTERVAQKAIDELDFHGKVLDIMGAEKTTYNSINIHIGAHYQDKEETAKRFCKNYRKLSKSAQERLTVENDDKESLWSVSELIESVHDEIGIPVVYDRLHHRFSGRNLTHEEALKNSVETWDQKPIMHYSESRDEHGKEDSRPQSHSDDIKGPIKTFGQKIYVMIEAKNKEKALLNYRNKP, encoded by the coding sequence ATGGATAACTTAGGCTATGCTGATAGAAATATGCATCTCCGTGATGAAGGCATAAGGGTAAACAGGGGCATGCAGAAAAAAACATTCAATGAAAAAGGCCTGGATTATGTAGCGAAACTGGGCGAACAGAATTGTAGGGATCTGGAAAAAATTGTGAAATGGAAAAATGAAAATGATATCAATTTCTACCGGATAACCTCTGAATTTCTCCCGTGGCATAATAAGTATGAATTCAAGAAGCTCCCGAATCATGCTGAAATTGATGAACTCCTGGATAGGATAGGTTCCTTAGCACAGGAAAACAATCAAAGGCTGACATTTCATCCCGGACACTTCGTAAAATTAGCTAGTCCAACAGAAAGAGTCGCTCAAAAGGCTATAGACGAACTAGATTTCCATGGAAAAGTCTTAGACATCATGGGTGCGGAAAAAACCACCTATAATTCTATTAACATACATATCGGCGCCCATTACCAAGATAAGGAAGAGACCGCAAAGAGGTTCTGTAAAAACTACAGAAAGCTTTCAAAATCAGCCCAGGAAAGACTAACGGTGGAAAATGATGACAAAGAATCCCTCTGGAGTGTATCAGAGTTGATAGAATCAGTCCATGATGAGATCGGGATACCGGTAGTGTATGATAGATTACATCACCGATTTTCTGGAAGAAATCTAACTCATGAAGAGGCTTTGAAAAATTCTGTTGAGACCTGGGATCAAAAACCGATTATGCATTACAGTGAATCAAGAGATGAACACGGAAAAGAAGACTCAAGGCCTCAGAGCCATTCAGATGACATCAAAGGACCGATAAAGACTTTCGGACAAAAAATTTATGTTATGATAGAGGCCAAAAACAAGGAAAAGGCCTTACTGAATTACAGAAATAAACCTTAA